The following nucleotide sequence is from Saimiri boliviensis isolate mSaiBol1 chromosome 6, mSaiBol1.pri, whole genome shotgun sequence.
TAGAAATTACGGGTTCAATGTATACCTTCCCTAGTCAGAGACAGATCCGGAGAACTCGGCTTATGAgctgaagaaaatgaagaggcAAGACTTTCCTCTTTATTTCCCCTAGGACCACCATAAacaatatgtttttctttaatctgGACAAAAACTACCCCCGTAAGGGGAGTGGAGTGAGGGAGAATTgaagctgtattagtctgttttcacgctgttaataaagacataccagagactgggcaatttacaaaggaaagaggtttactggacttagagttccacatggctcacAACCATGGccaggaggagcaagtcacatcttatcaggaagagagcttgtacagagaaacttcagtttttaaagccatcagatctcgtgaaacccactcactatcaccagaacggcacgggaaagacccacccccatgattcaatcatttcccacaacacttgggaattatgggagctacaagacgagatttggatggggacacagagccaaatcatatcaggagGCTTGTGCTCCACCTAGACACTGAAACCTTAATCGCTAGAGTAAATGTTTCCCCTAAGGCTGCTTTTATCTCCTTTAAGTCATGCGCTAGTAGTTCAAAGTTACACAGGCTGATCAAAGTATCCTGGGCTCCAAGTAGAGGTTCCCTTTCTCCCAATGCTAACTCTCTGACATCTAAACACACACCACAGCCACTTTTAGGTATCCTCCATCAAGACCTCTTTACTTCCTTAATTAGAATATAATGTGAATGTTTCTTATGTTTACACTTCCATTTTGCAATGAAACTCTGATTTAACAGACTGTGTTTTGTATGTATGCTCGTACATGTGTACAGAAAATGTACCCACGTGAAGATGTATTTAAGTAGATATGCATTGTATGTTTGTGCATTTCTCTGCAATGTGTTTACCTGACACATTTATCTGCATATGGACTGGAAAGCATGATTTACTGGCTTGATTTATGAATTGTAACACTTTCACCCTAGAAGTGCATGGGTAATGAAAAGCATCCTTGAATGCAAACAAGAATTGAGTCTGAGATGCCAAGGGTATCTTCCATGTGTTATGCACATCTGACCTCAGTGCTTTTGTGCATAATGGCTCTTCTGCAGGAAagctctcccttcttccttcaaaGCTTTACCTACTTAATTTTTACTACATTTTGGATTTTAGTTTGCAGTACACACTCACTTTCTGTCTCCCCAGACTAGGTCAAGCCCCTGTCCATGCTATTTCACAgctgcttctctttttctttatagcacttcTCGTAGTTTGTAATTACCAATAATGCAAATGGCATAGTCACAATTTGCATATTTCTTGCTATAAGATCATAAACTCATAAGGACAGGGCAGTGTGTAAAACTCTTTTGCTCATATTGAATTCCTAATAGCTAGCAGAATGCTATACACAGAGTAGGTCTTCAGTTTTGAGCTtgaagttgcaaaaaaaaaaattacctctctGAATCTGGCTACAAGGCTACAAGGGTCTGTATAAACACAGTGAGATTCAGGAATCTGAAAAGTCACCCTGACTCCTTTGCTGCTCTATCTCTATCCACTCAGAGATCAGCATCAGCTCCTGGAAGTGAAAGGCACTTGGGGGATAGTCTTtaggggaaataaaaataagaaactgtaCCCACTTTTCAGTCAGGCTAGTGGTAGGGAGCTCGGAAAATCAGAGCACCAGGTAGTAGCGACTACAGGTTACAAAATCTGAAGAAACACTGGAAGAACACCGGGAAAGTTGCAGGCCTCAACCTTCAAAGGGCTGCAGCAACATTTCCTCCACTGTTATTCATACATGTGAGTCTTCTAACTTCAGATCTTTTAGTTTCCCTCCAAGCCCTTCCATCCATATAGAGACAGCTCTTATCACCACCTCTTCTCCTATatccttcctttttctcataGCCCACAAGAACGAGACTCAGGCAAGTCGACACTGGAGATTGGATGTAATTGCATCTCAAGATAGGCATAAGCAGAGCTCAGACCTGGGCCCTCTGCAATGGTATAGATGGTATAGTGGTGCCAGTGGTTGATTTATAAATAGCACCTCCACTATGTTCTGGCCCTTAGTCTTCCTCATTGACTCTGGAACATCATTGCCTCCGCAACAAAGGGCATCAGAGTAAATTTGGTTTATAATGCAGCTGTATGCAAGAATGAGAGAGCTAGGGAAATAGGATACGGGGAAAGGCACAGAGGAAAACATGGTCTGAATGATGAGGGCTCCTATGACTGCTTCAGCTTCTCCACAGCAGCATCCACGTTGCCCCCCGTAGCAATGAGGGCCTGAAGATTGGCTTCACGATTCAGAAAGCCCATGGACCGCAGTTGCTCCAGTTGTACCTGAAAGTGAGCCTCAGGCTGCAGCTGCTGGGGGTTGGTACTGGGTGAATCTTGCAGCATatggagaaagggaggggaatgGAAGCCCAGCTCTGCAGAGTCCAGTGCTGGGTACACCTCAGGAGGTGGATTTGGGAGAGGATCCTCAGACAGAAGGCCATCTTCTCTAGACTCTATACATCCTGCCATACTACCCACCCCTGTTTGGCAAGGCATGAACCAGAGTAGGAGGCGAGGTGCTTCGATAGCTAGGACCTGTAGACCCTGCTCAATCTGCAGCAGGGCTTGCACAGCACGGGGGTTTACCAGAGCTGCCTGAAGATGCATCAGCAGTGGCAGCTGTGGTTGCATCTCATCCTGCAAGTGTGGAGGCAGATTCGTGCCATCTGGCCTCAGAGATCTTGGATAAACTGGGGGTGGCAGCAAGGGAGGCTCAGAGATTCCAGTAGTGGCTGCCATGGAGGAAGAAGATAAGGGAACAGATGGAACCCTGTTGGCAGAATCTCCCAGCCCCGAGACAAGATCAGGCAAGTTTGTGTTATGTCCAGTAGAGCTTTTCCCTGCACCATCTTGGTCTCCACCTTGTCCAGTACTGTTCTCTGTGGGGTATCTCAGGAAAGCTGGGCAGGAGGACTTTCCCTTGATTGCTACTGACTCCTTGGGGAGAGGTCGGCCTGACCCAGGCTCCTGAGATGAGGGTGATGATGGGGGAACTCTGTttactggtggtggtggtggttccTTGCTTTGGCTGAGAGCCGATGCAGTCCCCTGTAGATAAGTCCCTAGGGACTGGGGGTTCTCATGCAATTGCTGGAGATAATCATAGAGCCCTATATTACCCAGAAAGTTTGGAACCCTATTCCTAATGTCACGTGCATTCTGATCTCCATCCTGCCTTCCTTGTCTGCTACCTGAGCCTCCATGTGTGGAAGTCCAGGGGTTAGGGAGAGGGTCACAATTCTCCATCCTAGAAGGTtggctgctggtggtggtggcattagcagcagtggcagtggcaaAGGGATTGCCACCAAACTGTTCCTGGACTGCATTAAGCATTGGGTCCATAATATCTGTGTACATAGTGCGCAGCACATTGTAGCCACCAGGGATGCTCTCCAAGTTACTAAGCACCCGGTCCTGGCTACGCATCATCTCCTGCATCATGGCAGGGTTACGTAAAAACTCCAGTGTCTGCCGCATAATTTCAGGGTTGTTGAGAATATGCCCAATCTCAGGGTTGTGCTGGATCAGCTGCTGCATATGGGGGTTGTCAAGAACCAGCTGGCGCACCAGGCCCGTGTTGGACAGCAGACCCTGGATGAAGGGGTCATCAATGAGCTGAGCCACAAATTCAGGCATAGACACATGCTGCCGCATTTGTGAGCTTGTCTGGTCAAGGAAGCCACTGGAGGTCAAGCCCAGCCCATTGAGGCCTGTGAGGAAAC
It contains:
- the UBQLN3 gene encoding ubiquilin-3; protein product: MAKGGEALPQGSPAPVQDPHFIKVTVKTPKDKEDFSVTDTCTIQQLKEEISQRFKAHPDQLVLIFAGKILKDPDSLAQCGVRDGLTVHLVIKMHRRAFGSECPAASVPAPGLSRGSLSQPGSIYPADRPPAFSLGFLTGLNGLGLTSSGFLDQTSSQMRQHVSMPEFVAQLIDDPFIQGLLSNTGLVRQLVLDNPHMQQLIQHNPEIGHILNNPEIMRQTLEFLRNPAMMQEMMRSQDRVLSNLESIPGGYNVLRTMYTDIMDPMLNAVQEQFGGNPFATATAANATTTSSQPSRMENCDPLPNPWTSTHGGSGSRQGRQDGDQNARDIRNRVPNFLGNIGLYDYLQQLHENPQSLGTYLQGTASALSQSKEPPPPPVNRVPPSSPSSQEPGSGRPLPKESVAIKGKSSCPAFLRYPTENSTGQGGDQDGAGKSSTGHNTNLPDLVSGLGDSANRVPSVPLSSSSMAATTGISEPPLLPPPVYPRSLRPDGTNLPPHLQDEMQPQLPLLMHLQAALVNPRAVQALLQIEQGLQVLAIEAPRLLLWFMPCQTGVGSMAGCIESREDGLLSEDPLPNPPPEVYPALDSAELGFHSPPFLHMLQDSPSTNPQQLQPEAHFQVQLEQLRSMGFLNREANLQALIATGGNVDAAVEKLKQS